One stretch of Roseovarius mucosus DNA includes these proteins:
- the hypF gene encoding carbamoyltransferase HypF, with product MDEGWRIRVRGQVQGVGFRPYIWQLARQMGLRGRVFNDPEGVLIEAAGEGLTAFVAAIPARAPVLARVDAVLHEVAVFDLPDGFEIAPSRGVGAETRVTPDAATCPDCVAEVFAPGRRQGYAFTNCTHCGPRFTILQGLPYDRARTTMAAFPMCDACRAEYEDPADRRFHAQPVACPECGPRVWLEPGGGDAVAGAVAVLRAGGSIAVKGLGGFHLACDAGSGEAVARLRARKRRPGKPFALMGTLAMIRAVCAVSEEEAALLRDPAAPIVLLRKRAEVLPEAVAPGQAVLGWMLPYTPLHHLLIAEFGGPLVMTSGNLSGEPQVIGNEEARETLGGFVDAFLMHDRAIARRLDDSVERAAPPMVLRRARGRVPGTLPLPVGFEGAPQVLAYGGQMKAALCLVKSGQALLGHHLGELDEALTWEAFLAAEADYAALFDHWPDIVACDPHPGYRATQAAHARGVPVIEVQHHHAHMAACMAENGWPLAAGRVAGIVLDGVGLGPDGTIWGGEVLLGDYLGFERRGWLTPVAMPGGDRASREPWRVALAQLDAAGLGHLADELFGTRPLAVLRQAIRAGVNAPLTSSAGRLFDAFAAVLGFDGAQTYEGEAAMGLEARARPDGVAYPLGGTQGNIETAPLWREWARDRDAGLSAEVMAGRFHAGLARGFAARARALVEAGEADAVALSGGCFQNALLLDLTLAALGDVPVLIHRGTPANDGGLALGQAVVAAARAVSG from the coding sequence ATGGATGAAGGCTGGCGTATCCGGGTGCGGGGGCAGGTGCAGGGTGTGGGATTTCGCCCCTATATCTGGCAGTTGGCGCGGCAAATGGGGCTGCGTGGCCGCGTGTTCAACGATCCTGAGGGGGTGTTGATCGAGGCGGCGGGCGAAGGTCTGACGGCATTCGTGGCGGCTATTCCCGCGCGCGCGCCGGTTTTGGCGCGGGTCGATGCGGTTTTGCACGAGGTGGCGGTGTTCGATCTGCCCGACGGGTTCGAGATTGCGCCAAGCCGGGGCGTGGGGGCCGAAACGCGGGTGACCCCCGATGCGGCGACGTGTCCCGACTGTGTGGCGGAGGTTTTCGCGCCGGGACGCAGGCAGGGCTATGCCTTTACCAATTGCACCCATTGCGGGCCGCGCTTCACCATTTTGCAGGGGCTGCCCTATGACCGGGCGCGCACCACGATGGCGGCGTTTCCGATGTGCGACGCCTGTCGCGCCGAATATGAAGACCCCGCCGACCGGCGGTTTCATGCGCAGCCCGTGGCCTGTCCTGAATGTGGCCCGAGGGTTTGGCTGGAGCCGGGGGGGGGCGATGCCGTTGCGGGGGCTGTGGCGGTACTGCGGGCGGGGGGGAGTATTGCGGTCAAGGGGTTGGGCGGGTTTCATCTGGCCTGTGATGCAGGGAGCGGCGAGGCCGTGGCGCGGTTGCGGGCGCGCAAGCGGCGACCGGGCAAGCCCTTTGCGCTGATGGGGACGTTGGCGATGATCCGGGCGGTCTGTGCCGTGTCAGAGGAGGAGGCGGCGCTTTTGCGCGACCCTGCGGCCCCGATTGTTTTGTTGCGCAAGAGGGCGGAGGTCTTGCCCGAGGCGGTGGCGCCGGGGCAGGCGGTGCTGGGTTGGATGCTGCCCTACACGCCGTTGCATCATCTGTTGATCGCGGAATTTGGCGGGCCTTTGGTGATGACCTCGGGCAATCTGTCGGGTGAGCCGCAGGTGATTGGCAACGAGGAGGCCCGCGAGACGCTGGGCGGTTTCGTGGATGCGTTTTTGATGCATGACCGCGCGATTGCCCGGCGGCTGGATGACAGCGTGGAGCGCGCCGCGCCGCCGATGGTGCTGCGCCGCGCGCGGGGGAGGGTGCCGGGCACGCTGCCCCTGCCTGTGGGGTTTGAGGGCGCGCCGCAGGTCCTGGCCTATGGCGGGCAGATGAAGGCCGCGCTCTGTTTGGTGAAAAGCGGTCAGGCGCTCTTGGGGCATCATCTGGGCGAGTTGGACGAGGCGCTGACATGGGAGGCGTTTCTGGCGGCGGAGGCCGATTATGCGGCGCTGTTCGATCATTGGCCTGACATTGTGGCCTGCGATCCGCACCCCGGATACCGCGCGACGCAGGCGGCCCATGCGCGAGGCGTGCCGGTGATCGAAGTGCAGCATCATCACGCGCATATGGCGGCCTGCATGGCCGAAAATGGTTGGCCCTTGGCGGCGGGCCGGGTGGCGGGGATCGTGCTGGACGGGGTGGGATTGGGGCCCGATGGCACGATCTGGGGCGGTGAGGTATTGCTGGGCGATTATCTGGGGTTTGAGCGGCGCGGCTGGTTGACCCCGGTCGCGATGCCGGGGGGCGACCGGGCAAGCCGCGAGCCATGGCGCGTTGCGCTGGCGCAGCTGGATGCGGCGGGGTTGGGGCATCTGGCCGATGAGCTGTTTGGCACACGGCCCTTGGCGGTGCTGCGGCAGGCGATACGGGCCGGGGTCAATGCGCCGCTGACCTCATCGGCGGGTCGGCTTTTTGATGCCTTTGCGGCGGTGCTTGGATTTGACGGCGCGCAAACCTATGAGGGCGAGGCCGCGATGGGGTTGGAGGCGCGGGCGCGCCCCGATGGGGTGGCCTATCCATTGGGCGGCACGCAGGGGAATATCGAGACCGCGCCGCTCTGGCGGGAATGGGCACGGGACCGTGACGCGGGGCTATCGGCGGAGGTGATGGCGGGGCGGTTTCATGCTGGGCTGGCGCGGGGATTTGCAGCCCGCGCGCGGGCGCTGGTCGAGGCGGGGGAGGCGGACGCTGTGGCGCTTTCGGGCGGGTGTTTTCAGAATGCGCTCTTGTTGGACTTGACCCTTGCGGCGTTGGGGGATGTGCCGGTGCTGATCCATCGCGGCACGCCTGCCAATGATGGCGGTCTGGCGCTGGGGCAGGCGGTGGTTGCGGCGGCGCGGGCGGTAAGCGGCTGA
- a CDS encoding nickel-dependent hydrogenase large subunit codes for MSDTQLLVGPFNRVEGDLEIRLDVAEGRVRSAQVNSPMFRGFERMLLGKGAMDALTITPRICGICSISQSAAAARALAQAAGVVPAPEGEKVAALLHMVENQADHMTHFNLFFMPDFARSVYAGRRWHARTVARFTAMQGSALHGALEARARLLHIVGLLGGKWPHTLAIQPGGVTRAPSLRDKLRMQASLRAFRAYLEAEMFGAPLEAFIALESVAALEAWDTGDVGLFLEIAADLDLAGMGQGSGRYLSYGAYPSGEGPVFARGIWAGGALGVLQTAQITEDLSHAWMLGEAVHPEAGQTVPDEAMRDPGYSWCKAPRLGGLGYETGALARQVVDGHPLARAMASEGGVRARIIGRLLEIARTQVGMEERLAGIDPAARFMADWAPPRDGVGEGLVEAARGALGHWCRIEKGRIASWQIIAPTTWNFSPRDAGGVPGPLEAALVGAEVQPGEETPIAVQHIVRSFDPCMVCTVH; via the coding sequence ATGAGCGACACGCAGCTTTTGGTTGGCCCGTTCAACCGGGTCGAGGGGGATCTGGAAATCCGGCTGGATGTGGCCGAGGGCCGGGTGCGGTCTGCGCAGGTGAATTCGCCGATGTTTCGCGGGTTCGAGCGGATGCTGTTGGGCAAGGGGGCAATGGATGCGCTGACCATCACGCCGCGCATTTGCGGGATCTGTTCCATCAGCCAATCGGCGGCGGCGGCACGGGCCTTGGCGCAGGCGGCGGGCGTGGTGCCGGCCCCTGAGGGCGAGAAGGTGGCGGCGCTTTTGCATATGGTCGAGAACCAGGCCGATCACATGACGCATTTCAACCTGTTCTTCATGCCCGATTTCGCGCGCAGCGTTTATGCTGGGCGGCGTTGGCATGCCCGCACCGTGGCGCGGTTCACGGCGATGCAAGGCTCGGCGCTGCATGGGGCGCTGGAGGCGCGGGCGCGGCTTTTGCATATCGTGGGCCTTTTGGGGGGCAAGTGGCCGCATACGCTGGCCATTCAGCCTGGAGGGGTCACGCGCGCGCCCTCCCTGCGCGACAAGCTGCGGATGCAGGCCAGTTTGCGGGCCTTTCGCGCCTATCTGGAAGCCGAGATGTTCGGCGCGCCGCTGGAGGCGTTCATCGCCTTGGAGAGTGTCGCTGCGCTGGAGGCGTGGGACACTGGGGATGTGGGGCTTTTCTTGGAGATTGCCGCCGACCTAGATCTGGCGGGGATGGGGCAGGGATCTGGGCGCTATCTGTCTTATGGCGCATATCCGAGTGGTGAAGGGCCGGTCTTTGCGCGCGGTATTTGGGCTGGGGGTGCGCTTGGGGTTCTGCAGACCGCGCAGATCACCGAGGATCTGAGCCATGCCTGGATGCTGGGCGAGGCGGTGCATCCGGAGGCGGGGCAGACCGTGCCCGACGAGGCGATGCGTGATCCCGGCTATAGCTGGTGCAAGGCCCCGCGACTGGGGGGCTTGGGCTATGAGACCGGCGCGCTGGCTCGGCAAGTGGTGGATGGGCATCCTTTGGCGCGGGCCATGGCGAGCGAGGGCGGGGTGCGGGCGCGGATCATCGGGCGGCTGTTGGAGATTGCGCGCACGCAGGTGGGGATGGAGGAGAGGCTGGCCGGGATTGATCCTGCAGCAAGGTTCATGGCCGACTGGGCCCCGCCGCGTGACGGGGTGGGGGAAGGTTTGGTAGAGGCGGCGCGCGGCGCGCTGGGCCATTGGTGCCGGATTGAAAAGGGGCGCATTGCATCTTGGCAGATCATCGCGCCGACCACATGGAATTTCAGCCCGCGCGATGCGGGCGGCGTGCCGGGGCCGCTTGAGGCGGCACTGGTCGGCGCAGAGGTGCAGCCGGGCGAGGAGACGCCGATTGCCGTGCAGCATATTGTGCGCAGTTTTGATCCCTGCATGGTTTGCACGGTGCATTGA
- a CDS encoding HyaD/HybD family hydrogenase maturation endopeptidase, with protein sequence MQPSVLILGIGNVLWADEGFGVRCVERLAARWSFGPGVTVLDGGTQGLYLLPFMEAADRLIVFDAVDYGLVPGTMKIVEDEAVPAFMGAKKMSLHQTGFQDVIATAQLMGYCPDHLLLIGCQPEELEDYGGGLRAVVAAQIDPAIEVALARLRDWGVEMRPGMSDATYLADPSIRQDAYETGRPSADVACRVGDARFFPGEG encoded by the coding sequence ATGCAACCGAGCGTGCTGATACTGGGCATCGGAAACGTGCTCTGGGCGGATGAGGGGTTTGGTGTGCGCTGTGTCGAGCGGCTGGCGGCGCGCTGGTCGTTTGGGCCGGGGGTGACGGTGCTGGATGGTGGCACGCAGGGGCTATACCTTTTGCCGTTCATGGAGGCCGCTGACCGGCTGATCGTGTTCGATGCGGTCGATTACGGGCTGGTGCCCGGCACGATGAAGATTGTCGAGGACGAGGCCGTGCCCGCCTTTATGGGCGCGAAAAAGATGAGCCTGCATCAGACCGGATTTCAGGATGTGATCGCGACGGCGCAACTGATGGGCTATTGCCCGGACCACCTGTTGCTGATCGGCTGTCAGCCTGAGGAGTTGGAGGATTACGGCGGCGGGCTGCGTGCCGTTGTGGCGGCGCAGATTGATCCGGCGATTGAGGTGGCGCTGGCGCGGTTGCGCGACTGGGGCGTTGAGATGCGCCCCGGCATGAGCGATGCCACCTATCTGGCTGATCCGTCGATCCGGCAGGACGCCTATGAGACGGGCCGCCCGAGTGCCGATGTCGCCTGTCGCGTTGGCGATGCGCGGTTCTTTCCCGGTGAGGGCTGA
- a CDS encoding nickel-dependent hydrogenase large subunit — MTVTPNGFDLDTTGRRIVVDPVTRIEGHMRCEVNVDEQGVIRNAVSTGTMWRGLEVILKGRDPRDAWAFTERICGVCTGTHALTSVRAVEDALGITIPDNANSIRNIMQLNLEIHDHVVHFYHLHALDWVNPINALRADPKATSELQQAVSPSHPLSSPGYFRDVQNRLKKFVESGQLGLFKNGYWDNPAYLLPPEADLMATTHYLEALDLQKEIVKVHTIFGGKNPHPNWLVGGVPCPINVHSTGAVGAINMERLNLVSSIIDLCNEFNRNVYLPDVIAIGGFYKGWLHGGGLSGKSVMAYGDFPENPNDFTPANLHLPRGAIINGNLNEVHEVDVRDPEQIQEFVDHSWYRYGEAGKGLHPWDGETEANYELGPNAKGTRTNILEIDEAAKYSWIKAPRWKGHAMEVGPLARYVVGYAQGHEDIRNQVDGLLRALDVPFDAIFSTLGRTAARALESEYCGRLQKHFFDKLVQNIKNGDESTANIAKWDPSTWPKEAKGVGMTEAPRGALGHWIKIKDGRIENYQCVVPTTWNGSPRDTAGNIGAFEASLMNTPMERPDEPVEILRTLHSFDPCLACSTHVMSEEGAELTTVKVR, encoded by the coding sequence ATGACTGTGACCCCAAACGGCTTTGACCTCGACACGACAGGCCGCCGCATCGTGGTGGACCCGGTGACGCGGATCGAAGGGCATATGCGCTGCGAAGTGAATGTGGACGAGCAGGGTGTGATCCGCAACGCGGTCTCGACCGGCACCATGTGGCGGGGCTTGGAGGTGATTTTGAAGGGCCGCGATCCGCGCGACGCCTGGGCCTTTACCGAGCGGATTTGTGGGGTGTGCACCGGCACGCATGCGCTGACATCGGTGCGGGCGGTTGAGGATGCGCTGGGTATCACGATCCCCGACAATGCCAATTCGATCCGTAATATCATGCAGTTGAACCTGGAGATTCATGACCATGTCGTGCATTTCTATCACCTGCATGCGCTGGATTGGGTGAACCCGATCAATGCGTTGCGCGCCGATCCCAAGGCGACGAGCGAATTGCAGCAGGCGGTGAGCCCGTCGCATCCGCTGTCTTCGCCGGGCTATTTCCGCGATGTGCAGAACCGGCTCAAGAAATTTGTCGAGAGCGGGCAGCTGGGCCTGTTCAAGAACGGCTATTGGGACAATCCTGCCTATCTCTTGCCGCCTGAGGCGGATTTGATGGCGACGACGCATTACCTTGAGGCGCTCGACCTGCAAAAGGAGATCGTCAAGGTTCACACCATCTTTGGCGGCAAGAACCCGCATCCCAACTGGCTGGTGGGGGGCGTGCCCTGTCCGATCAACGTGCATTCCACCGGGGCGGTAGGGGCGATCAATATGGAGCGGCTGAATTTGGTCAGCTCGATCATTGATCTGTGCAACGAGTTCAATCGCAACGTGTATTTGCCGGATGTCATTGCCATTGGTGGCTTTTACAAAGGCTGGCTGCATGGCGGTGGGCTGTCGGGAAAATCGGTCATGGCCTATGGGGATTTCCCCGAGAACCCCAATGATTTCACGCCCGCCAACCTGCATTTGCCGCGCGGGGCCATTATCAATGGCAATCTCAACGAGGTGCATGAGGTTGATGTGCGCGATCCTGAGCAGATTCAGGAGTTCGTCGATCATAGCTGGTATCGCTATGGGGAGGCGGGCAAGGGGCTGCATCCGTGGGATGGCGAAACCGAGGCCAATTACGAGCTTGGCCCCAATGCCAAGGGCACGCGCACCAATATCCTAGAGATTGACGAGGCGGCGAAATATAGCTGGATCAAGGCCCCGCGCTGGAAGGGGCACGCGATGGAGGTGGGGCCGCTGGCGCGCTATGTCGTGGGCTATGCGCAGGGGCATGAGGATATCCGCAATCAGGTGGATGGCCTGTTGCGGGCGCTCGATGTGCCGTTTGATGCGATCTTCTCGACCCTTGGGCGGACGGCGGCGCGGGCGCTGGAAAGCGAATATTGCGGGCGGCTGCAAAAGCATTTCTTCGACAAGCTGGTGCAGAACATCAAGAACGGCGATGAAAGCACTGCAAATATTGCGAAATGGGACCCAAGCACATGGCCCAAAGAGGCCAAGGGCGTGGGCATGACCGAGGCGCCGCGCGGCGCGCTGGGCCATTGGATCAAGATCAAGGATGGCCGCATCGAGAATTATCAATGCGTGGTCCCGACCACCTGGAACGGTTCGCCCCGTGATACGGCGGGCAATATCGGGGCGTTCGAAGCAAGCCTGATGAACACGCCGATGGAGCGCCCCGACGAGCCGGTCGAAATCCTGCGCACACTGCACAGTTTCGATCCGTGTCTGGCCTGTTCGACGCATGTGATGTCGGAAGAGGGTGCCGAGTTGACCACCGTCAAGGTCCGTTAA
- a CDS encoding hydrogenase small subunit — MSQIDTFYDVMRRQGITRRSFMKYCSLTAAALGLSPAMVPRIAHAMETKPRTPVIWVHGLECTCCSESFIRSAHPLAKDVVLSMISLDYDDTLMAAAGHAAEAAFEETIQKYKGQYILAVEGNPPLNEDGMFCITGGKPFVEKLRHAAKDAKAIISWGACASYGCVQAAKPNPTQATPVHKVITDKPIIKVPGCPPIAEVMTGVITYMLTFDRLPELDRQGRPAMFYGQRIHDKCYRRPHFDAGQFVEAWDDENARKGYCLYKMGCKGPTTYNACSTVRWNEGVSFPIQSGHGCIGCSEDGFWDQGSFYDRVTDLTQFGVEANADKVGIAAAGVVGGAVAVHAAVSALKAAQKKTQTEPSKQSSKEEA, encoded by the coding sequence GTGAGCCAGATCGACACCTTCTATGATGTGATGCGCAGGCAGGGGATCACCCGGCGCAGTTTCATGAAATACTGCTCTTTGACCGCGGCCGCTTTGGGGCTGAGCCCGGCCATGGTGCCACGCATTGCCCATGCGATGGAGACCAAGCCGCGCACGCCGGTGATCTGGGTGCATGGGTTGGAATGCACCTGTTGTTCAGAGAGTTTCATCCGCTCGGCGCATCCGCTGGCCAAGGATGTGGTGCTGTCGATGATCAGCCTTGATTACGACGACACGCTGATGGCGGCGGCGGGGCATGCGGCTGAGGCGGCATTTGAAGAGACGATCCAGAAATACAAGGGCCAGTATATTCTGGCGGTCGAGGGCAATCCGCCGCTGAACGAGGATGGGATGTTCTGCATCACCGGGGGCAAGCCCTTTGTGGAAAAGCTGCGCCATGCGGCCAAGGATGCCAAGGCGATCATAAGCTGGGGCGCTTGTGCGTCTTATGGCTGTGTGCAGGCGGCCAAGCCCAATCCGACGCAGGCCACGCCCGTGCATAAGGTGATCACCGACAAGCCGATCATCAAGGTGCCGGGATGCCCGCCGATTGCCGAAGTGATGACTGGGGTCATCACCTATATGCTGACCTTTGACCGTCTGCCGGAATTGGATCGGCAGGGGCGGCCGGCGATGTTTTACGGTCAGCGTATCCACGACAAGTGCTATCGTCGGCCGCATTTTGATGCGGGCCAATTCGTTGAGGCGTGGGACGACGAGAACGCGCGCAAGGGCTATTGCCTTTATAAGATGGGGTGCAAGGGGCCGACCACCTATAACGCCTGTTCCACCGTGCGCTGGAATGAGGGCGTGAGTTTTCCCATTCAATCGGGCCATGGCTGTATCGGCTGTTCCGAGGATGGGTTCTGGGACCAGGGCAGTTTCTATGACCGGGTGACGGACCTGACGCAGTTCGGGGTTGAGGCCAATGCCGACAAGGTGGGGATAGCCGCCGCCGGTGTGGTGGGCGGCGCTGTGGCGGTTCATGCCGCCGTTTCCGCGCTGAAGGCCGCGCAGAAAAAGACCCAGACCGAACCCAGCAAGCAATCCAGCAAAGAGGAGGCATAA
- the cybH gene encoding Ni/Fe-hydrogenase, b-type cytochrome subunit: protein MSTTESGLQDVDESDLATVSRQTSVYVYEVPVRLWHWINAAAILILCVTGYFIGSPPPSMQIAEATHQFVFGYIRFAHFAAGWILTVGFLGRMYWAIFGNHHARQLFYVPIWRGSWWREVFFEVRWYLFLERAPKKYVGHNPLAQLAMFCFITLGVSFMIVTGLALYSEGLGKESGLYALFGWVFTLFGNNPHIVHTYHHLGMWWIVIFMIVHIYVAIREDIMSRQSIVSTMISGTRTFKDDLPD, encoded by the coding sequence ATGAGCACGACCGAAAGCGGGCTGCAAGACGTGGATGAGAGCGATCTTGCCACGGTCAGCCGACAGACAAGCGTCTATGTCTATGAGGTGCCGGTGCGCCTGTGGCATTGGATCAATGCGGCCGCGATCCTGATCCTGTGCGTGACGGGCTATTTCATCGGCTCGCCGCCGCCGTCGATGCAGATTGCCGAGGCCACGCATCAGTTTGTCTTTGGCTACATCCGGTTCGCGCATTTCGCAGCCGGGTGGATTCTGACGGTAGGATTTCTGGGGCGGATGTATTGGGCGATCTTTGGCAATCACCATGCGCGGCAGCTATTCTATGTGCCGATCTGGCGAGGGTCCTGGTGGCGCGAGGTGTTTTTTGAGGTGCGTTGGTATCTGTTTCTGGAACGTGCCCCCAAGAAATACGTGGGCCACAACCCGCTGGCGCAATTGGCGATGTTCTGTTTCATCACCCTGGGGGTGAGTTTCATGATCGTCACGGGCCTTGCGCTTTATTCCGAAGGGTTGGGCAAAGAAAGCGGGCTTTATGCGCTCTTTGGTTGGGTGTTCACGCTTTTTGGCAACAACCCGCATATCGTGCATACCTATCATCATCTTGGCATGTGGTGGATCGTGATTTTCATGATCGTGCATATCTATGTGGCGATCCGAGAGGATATCATGAGCCGTCAATCCATCGTCTCGACGATGATCTCGGGCACGCGGACCTTTAAGGATGATCTGCCGGACTGA
- a CDS encoding hydrogenase accessory protein, with protein MTHPLIDRLSAELGWPYLNTADDLTAFTMGEGVHALFIPGDPARNLESADVAVILPELRMAFQGRFDCAVVGDAIETELREATRVLKTPSLIFYRAGAVIGALPKVRDWDEYMARITQILTRSNAA; from the coding sequence ATGACACATCCGTTGATTGACCGGCTGAGCGCCGAACTGGGCTGGCCCTATTTGAATACGGCGGACGATTTGACCGCCTTTACCATGGGTGAGGGGGTGCATGCCTTGTTCATCCCCGGTGATCCCGCGCGCAATCTGGAAAGCGCCGATGTGGCGGTGATCCTGCCCGAATTGCGGATGGCCTTTCAGGGACGGTTTGATTGCGCTGTGGTGGGTGATGCAATTGAGACGGAACTGCGCGAGGCGACCCGCGTGCTGAAAACGCCCAGCCTGATTTTCTACCGCGCGGGCGCGGTGATCGGTGCGCTGCCCAAGGTGCGCGATTGGGATGAATACATGGCCCGGATCACGCAGATCCTGACCCGCAGCAACGCCGCCTGA
- a CDS encoding HypC/HybG/HupF family hydrogenase formation chaperone — protein MCVGIPMQVLSVNGIAARATDGEDETLIDLTLTGAVAPGTWVLTHLGAAREVLEAGEAVKIAAAVRALKSIMAGGGVGDAFADLEARAPALPPHLETARAAGKTTA, from the coding sequence ATGTGTGTCGGCATTCCCATGCAGGTTCTGTCGGTCAATGGGATCGCCGCGCGCGCCACGGATGGCGAGGACGAGACGTTGATTGATCTGACGCTGACGGGCGCGGTCGCCCCCGGCACATGGGTTCTGACCCATCTGGGTGCCGCGCGCGAGGTGTTGGAGGCGGGCGAGGCGGTCAAGATCGCCGCCGCCGTGCGCGCGCTCAAATCCATCATGGCGGGGGGCGGTGTGGGCGATGCCTTTGCCGATCTGGAGGCGCGCGCGCCTGCCTTGCCGCCGCATCTGGAAACCGCCCGCGCTGCGGGCAAGACAACCGCATGA
- a CDS encoding hydrogenase expression/formation protein — protein sequence MVSNFHLPPTGFGPGSQPLGEEGAALEYLPMPQDMRAYSPHLPEVEVDDRLMPALDLLGEIARAATACGRDGVNRRFDLSGLDAANRALVAETMGAGEVAIKIHDIPAIAVQESVFAGVWGLKGAGVDAIEVGPVPAQALSRAFAPRRAMREVPRSAQVVNAPPLLIELQDKSAHFVPGAEAHVINLTLLPHTEADLEWLEAQLGQGSVDILSRGYGNCRITATALPHVWRVRFYNSMDVLILDTFEVTAMPEVALAAPEDLDDSGGRIGEVLEAIR from the coding sequence ATGGTCAGCAATTTTCACCTGCCCCCCACCGGTTTTGGCCCCGGATCGCAGCCCTTGGGCGAGGAGGGCGCGGCGCTGGAATATCTGCCGATGCCGCAGGACATGCGCGCCTATTCCCCGCATCTGCCCGAGGTCGAGGTGGACGACCGCCTGATGCCTGCGCTGGACCTTTTGGGCGAGATTGCCCGTGCGGCGACGGCCTGCGGGCGGGATGGGGTGAACCGGCGGTTTGATCTGTCGGGGTTGGACGCGGCCAATCGTGCGCTTGTCGCCGAGACGATGGGCGCGGGCGAGGTGGCGATCAAGATCCACGACATTCCGGCGATTGCGGTGCAGGAGAGCGTTTTTGCCGGGGTTTGGGGGCTGAAAGGCGCGGGAGTGGATGCCATCGAGGTTGGGCCGGTGCCGGCACAGGCGCTGAGCCGCGCCTTTGCCCCGCGCCGGGCCATGCGAGAGGTGCCGCGCAGCGCACAGGTGGTGAATGCGCCGCCGCTGTTGATTGAGTTGCAGGATAAATCGGCGCATTTCGTGCCGGGGGCAGAGGCGCATGTGATCAACCTCACGCTTTTGCCGCATACCGAGGCGGATCTGGAGTGGTTGGAGGCGCAGCTTGGCCAAGGCTCTGTCGATATTCTGTCGCGGGGCTATGGCAATTGCCGGATCACCGCGACCGCCTTGCCGCATGTCTGGCGGGTGCGGTTCTATAACTCGATGGATGTGCTTATTCTCGATACGTTCGAGGTGACGGCCATGCCCGAGGTGGCCTTGGCAGCACCTGAGGATTTGGACGACAGCGGCGGGCGCATTGGTGAAGTGTTGGAGGCGATCCGATGA